In Candidatus Afararchaeum irisae, a genomic segment contains:
- a CDS encoding 50S ribosomal protein L1, translating into MMASIEESVSEALDEAPDRNFVESVDLAINLRDLDLSQPDKRIDEEVVLPAGTGRDIKVAVIADGETALQAEEAADEVLSPDDIEDLGDDDDAAKDIADEMDFFVAETEFMEDVGRYLGTVLGPRGKMPTPLTPDDDVVEEVQRLKGTVSLRSGDRRTFHTAVGTEEMSADEISDNINAVMRRLTAELEKGPLNIDRVFVKTTMGPSVEVEV; encoded by the coding sequence CTGATGGCGAGCATAGAGGAGTCAGTCTCTGAGGCACTCGACGAGGCTCCCGACAGAAACTTCGTCGAGAGCGTCGATCTGGCTATAAACCTCAGGGATCTCGACCTGAGTCAGCCCGACAAACGCATAGACGAGGAAGTAGTCCTCCCCGCGGGAACAGGACGTGACATCAAGGTCGCAGTCATAGCTGACGGAGAGACCGCACTCCAGGCTGAGGAAGCAGCCGACGAAGTTCTGAGCCCCGACGACATAGAGGATCTCGGAGACGACGACGACGCAGCGAAGGACATCGCAGACGAGATGGACTTCTTCGTCGCAGAGACCGAGTTCATGGAGGACGTCGGACGTTATCTCGGTACGGTTCTAGGACCCAGAGGTAAGATGCCGACGCCTCTCACACCCGACGACGACGTAGTCGAGGAGGTTCAGCGTCTCAAGGGAACAGTCTCACTGCGTTCGGGTGACAGAAGGACTTTCCACACCGCAGTCGGCACAGAGGAGATGTCCGCCGACGAGATATCCGACAACATAAACGCAGTAATGCGTAGACTCACAGCTGAGCTCGAAAAGGGTCCCCTCAACATAGACCGCGTCTTCGTCAAGACGACTATGGGACCTTCCGTAGAGGTGGAGGTATAA